The Beijerinckiaceae bacterium genome has a window encoding:
- a CDS encoding cytochrome-c peroxidase, with the protein MQTSRGKLIAGFAAAGALVTLVLIAIVFGSHDERAAPVVSQSGLTGQGLKAVEKQEPLKPSLPLGVSPQLYAMAVARGREPTLSLVSLGEKLFKDKRLSVDDSIACETCHDPAKGFTDHRGGPTSTGVQNLQGQRNAPSVLNAMFQALQFWDGRAPTLEDQSKLPILNPVEMGQKTPEDVVAKLAKIPEYSDSFKSVFGRDVTYDDMAAAIAAFERTQYSGNAPFDHFLGGDNSALSDSAKRGWALFQGKGRCSSCHAFNSVSPLFSDQKFHNIGIAAHKQNFAELAKKALGILKTGDEKQIDELALQTSYSELGRFLVTKNQADIGAFKSETLRNIGITGPYMHDGSLTTLWDVMDHYNKGGVPNPYLDGGMQRLALSEAEIDDLVTFLFALTDDRFAEFNKAELARQTALKTNRPQRETEIAEGRKGDLGDIGTNPDLRNPATLGAF; encoded by the coding sequence ATGCAAACGTCGCGCGGGAAATTGATCGCCGGCTTTGCGGCCGCAGGCGCACTCGTCACCCTCGTTCTTATTGCGATTGTTTTCGGTTCCCACGATGAACGCGCAGCGCCCGTCGTGAGTCAGTCCGGTTTAACCGGCCAAGGGCTGAAGGCAGTCGAGAAGCAAGAACCCCTCAAACCCTCCCTGCCGCTTGGCGTTTCGCCGCAACTCTATGCCATGGCTGTGGCACGCGGACGAGAGCCCACACTGAGCTTGGTCTCCCTTGGCGAAAAACTGTTCAAGGACAAACGGCTTTCCGTCGACGATTCGATTGCCTGCGAGACCTGTCACGATCCCGCCAAGGGCTTTACCGACCATCGCGGCGGCCCAACATCCACCGGCGTTCAAAACCTGCAGGGCCAACGCAATGCGCCCAGCGTGTTGAACGCAATGTTCCAGGCCTTACAGTTCTGGGACGGCCGCGCGCCAACCCTCGAGGATCAGTCCAAGCTCCCCATTCTGAACCCCGTTGAAATGGGCCAGAAGACGCCGGAGGACGTGGTCGCCAAATTGGCAAAAATTCCGGAATATTCCGATTCTTTCAAATCGGTTTTCGGTCGGGATGTCACTTACGACGATATGGCCGCAGCGATCGCGGCATTCGAGCGGACGCAATATTCAGGAAACGCACCATTCGATCACTTCCTGGGCGGCGACAATAGTGCCCTCAGCGATTCAGCCAAACGCGGATGGGCGTTGTTTCAAGGCAAGGGACGCTGCAGCTCCTGCCACGCATTCAATAGCGTATCGCCTCTTTTCTCGGATCAGAAATTCCACAACATCGGGATCGCTGCGCATAAGCAAAATTTCGCCGAACTGGCAAAGAAAGCGCTTGGCATCCTGAAGACCGGCGATGAGAAACAGATCGACGAATTGGCGCTGCAGACCTCCTATTCCGAACTTGGCCGGTTTCTTGTCACCAAGAACCAGGCCGATATCGGCGCCTTCAAAAGCGAGACGCTGCGCAATATCGGAATCACCGGCCCCTATATGCATGATGGCTCTCTCACCACTTTGTGGGACGTGATGGACCATTACAATAAGGGTGGGGTTCCAAATCCCTATCTGGATGGCGGCATGCAGCGGCTCGCGTTAAGCGAAGCGGAGATCGACGACCTCGTGACGTTCCTTTTCGCCCTCACCGACGATCGCTTCGCGGAGTTCAACAAGGCCGAGCTGGCGCGCCAAACTGCGCTCAAGACCAACCGGCCGCAGCGCGAAACCGAAATCGCCGAAGGCCGGAAAGGCGACCTTGGCGATATCGGGACCAACCCGGATCTGCGTAATCCCGCCACGCTCGGAGCCTTTTAA
- a CDS encoding D-amino acid aminotransferase (catalyzes the transamination of D-amino acids and their alpha-keto acids): MSRVAYVNGRYVWRRDALVHIEDRGYQFADGVYEVCEVFQGALIDEKRHLGRLAYSLAELRIDAPLKPEALAIILREVVRRNKVQNGFVYLQITRGVAPRDHVFPTNAHPSLVVTARHVDPGKSESVARKGISVVTCPEIRWKRVDIKSISLLPNVLARQIAKEGGAYEAWFVEPDGMVTEGSASNAWIVGQGGIVITHQVDHAILRGITRTTLLEIIAAEGLKFEERKFSLEEAFAAQEAFVTGATTLVMPVVRIDGRQIGTGVPGPVATRLRAIFHEAAARS; the protein is encoded by the coding sequence GTGAGTCGGGTTGCTTATGTCAATGGCCGATATGTCTGGCGCCGTGACGCCTTAGTCCATATCGAGGATCGCGGCTATCAATTCGCCGATGGCGTTTATGAAGTCTGCGAAGTTTTTCAGGGCGCCTTAATCGACGAAAAACGCCATTTGGGGCGGCTTGCCTATTCGCTCGCTGAATTGCGGATCGATGCGCCCTTGAAGCCCGAGGCGCTCGCCATCATCCTGCGCGAGGTGGTACGGCGGAATAAGGTTCAAAATGGATTCGTCTACCTTCAGATTACCCGCGGGGTCGCGCCGCGCGATCATGTCTTTCCAACAAATGCCCATCCAAGCCTCGTCGTCACGGCGCGTCATGTCGACCCAGGAAAAAGCGAAAGCGTCGCACGCAAGGGCATAAGCGTCGTCACATGCCCCGAGATTCGCTGGAAGCGGGTCGACATAAAGTCGATTTCTCTGCTCCCCAACGTGTTGGCGCGCCAGATCGCCAAAGAGGGCGGGGCCTATGAGGCCTGGTTTGTCGAGCCGGACGGGATGGTAACCGAGGGATCGGCCTCGAACGCGTGGATCGTCGGGCAGGGCGGCATAGTCATCACCCACCAGGTCGACCACGCCATTTTGCGGGGGATCACCCGGACCACGCTGCTGGAAATCATCGCAGCCGAAGGTCTGAAGTTCGAGGAAAGAAAATTTAGTTTGGAGGAAGCTTTTGCCGCCCAGGAAGCTTTTGTTACGGGCGCGACGACCCTCGTCATGCCCGTGGTCCGCATCGACGGCCGGCAGATAGGGACAGGGGTTCCGGGTCCGGTCGCGACAAGACTGCGCGCGATCTTCCACGAGGCCGCGGCGCGATCGTAA